In one window of Agromyces badenianii DNA:
- a CDS encoding Gfo/Idh/MocA family protein: MTERLRWGILATGGIAHAFTNDLQLNGFTVQAVGSRSQEAADAFAAEFGIPNAHGSYEALVADPEVDVIYVSTPHPMHAAGATLALEAGKHVLVEKAFTVNVAEARALAELAAAKGLLVLEAMWSRYLPHMARIREIIAAGTLGELRSLVADHTQLLSDDPAHRINALELGGGALLDLGIYPISFAWDLFGAPRTIQATATFKPTGADAGVAAVFGYDGGRMAVTFSASDTQGPNSAVVLGTEARIEIDHIWYTPTTFRVIAADGTQLEEYRSEVKGRGMHFQAEAVERLVAAGTLTGDLLPIDETVAIMGSLDEIRRQIGLVYPGE, translated from the coding sequence ATGACCGAACGACTGCGATGGGGCATCCTTGCGACCGGCGGAATCGCCCACGCCTTCACCAATGACCTGCAGCTCAACGGGTTCACCGTGCAAGCGGTCGGCTCGCGTTCGCAGGAGGCCGCCGACGCGTTCGCCGCGGAGTTCGGGATCCCGAACGCCCACGGCAGCTACGAGGCGCTCGTGGCCGACCCCGAGGTCGACGTCATCTACGTCTCGACGCCGCACCCCATGCACGCCGCGGGCGCGACCCTCGCCCTCGAGGCCGGCAAGCACGTGCTCGTCGAGAAGGCCTTCACGGTCAACGTCGCCGAAGCACGGGCGCTCGCCGAGCTCGCCGCGGCGAAGGGCCTGCTCGTGCTCGAGGCGATGTGGTCGAGGTACCTGCCGCACATGGCCCGCATCCGCGAGATCATCGCCGCGGGCACGCTCGGCGAGCTGCGCTCGCTCGTCGCCGACCACACGCAACTGCTCTCCGACGACCCCGCGCATCGCATCAACGCGCTCGAGCTCGGCGGCGGCGCGCTGCTCGACCTCGGCATCTACCCGATCTCGTTCGCGTGGGATCTCTTCGGGGCGCCCCGCACCATCCAGGCGACGGCGACGTTCAAGCCGACGGGCGCCGACGCAGGGGTCGCCGCGGTCTTCGGCTACGACGGCGGGCGCATGGCCGTCACGTTCTCGGCGAGCGACACGCAGGGCCCGAACAGCGCCGTCGTGCTCGGCACCGAGGCGCGCATCGAGATCGATCACATCTGGTACACGCCGACGACGTTCCGCGTGATCGCCGCCGACGGAACGCAGCTCGAGGAGTACCGCTCCGAGGTGAAGGGGCGCGGCATGCACTTCCAGGCCGAGGCGGTCGAACGGCTCGTCGCCGCCGGAACGCTCACCGGAGACCTCCTGCCGATCGACGAGACGGTCGCGATCATGGGGTCCCTCGATGAGATCCGCCGGCAGATCGGCCTGGTCTACCCGGGCGAGTAG
- a CDS encoding GntR family transcriptional regulator translates to MNVESKSQQAYRFLRERIDDRRYVPGYRLVLGQIAGELDVSVVPVREAIRRLEAEGLVTFERNVGAQVALINQAEYLHTMQTLAIVEGAATSLSAPNLTDEHLRRAREINAQMRRTVEEFDPHRITVLNREFHSVLFEECPNPHLLDLVHKGWNRMNTLRDSSFSFVPRRAHESVDEHEHLVELIESRADPLEIELAARRHRTATLDAMLAYQSEQRSPGGPSAPRP, encoded by the coding sequence ATGAACGTCGAGAGCAAGTCGCAGCAGGCCTACCGGTTCCTCCGCGAGCGCATCGACGATCGCCGCTACGTGCCCGGGTACCGCCTCGTGCTCGGCCAGATCGCCGGCGAGCTCGACGTGAGCGTCGTGCCCGTGCGCGAGGCGATCAGGCGACTCGAGGCCGAGGGGCTCGTCACCTTCGAGCGCAACGTCGGCGCGCAGGTCGCGCTCATCAACCAGGCGGAGTACCTGCACACGATGCAGACCCTCGCGATCGTCGAGGGCGCAGCGACCTCGCTCTCGGCACCGAACCTCACCGACGAGCACCTGCGACGCGCGCGCGAGATCAACGCGCAGATGCGGCGCACCGTCGAGGAGTTCGACCCCCACCGCATCACCGTGCTGAACCGCGAGTTCCACTCCGTGCTGTTCGAGGAGTGCCCGAACCCGCACCTGCTCGACCTCGTGCACAAGGGCTGGAACCGCATGAACACGCTGCGCGACTCGTCGTTCAGCTTCGTGCCGCGCCGTGCGCACGAATCGGTCGATGAGCACGAGCACCTCGTCGAGCTGATCGAGTCCCGCGCCGACCCGCTCGAGATCGAACTCGCAGCGCGACGACACCGCACGGCGACGCTCGACGCGATGCTCGCGTACCAGTCGGAGCAACGTTCTCCGGGCGGCCCGTCGGCTCCCCGACCCTGA
- a CDS encoding isochorismatase family protein has translation MTRALFIIDVQNDFTEGGALGVDGGAAVAAGITRLLTQHRGDYELVVASRDWHSADDDNGGHFAVDTEPDFVDTWPPHCVAGTAGAEYHADLDTSGIDVHIRKGQGVPAYSIFEGTDDAGDSVTEALVARGITEIDVVGLATDYCVRASVLDAVEHGQHVRIFTDLVAGVAAESSAAALAELGHSGAVIAESSVLDEAAQ, from the coding sequence GTGACCCGGGCACTGTTCATCATCGACGTGCAGAACGACTTCACCGAAGGCGGCGCCCTCGGCGTCGACGGCGGGGCAGCGGTCGCCGCCGGCATCACCCGCCTGCTGACGCAGCACCGCGGCGACTACGAGCTCGTCGTGGCATCCCGCGACTGGCACTCGGCAGACGACGACAACGGCGGCCATTTCGCCGTCGACACGGAACCGGACTTCGTCGACACCTGGCCGCCGCACTGCGTGGCCGGCACCGCGGGTGCCGAGTACCACGCCGACCTCGACACCTCGGGCATCGACGTGCACATCCGCAAGGGGCAGGGCGTGCCGGCCTACTCGATCTTCGAGGGCACGGATGACGCGGGCGACAGCGTGACCGAGGCGCTCGTCGCCCGTGGCATCACCGAGATCGACGTCGTCGGCCTCGCCACCGACTACTGCGTTCGCGCGAGCGTGCTCGACGCGGTGGAGCACGGCCAGCACGTGCGGATCTTCACGGACCTCGTGGCGGGCGTCGCCGCCGAGTCCTCGGCGGCGGCACTCGCCGAGCTCGGCCACTCGGGCGCCGTCATCGCCGAGTCGTCCGTGCTCGACGAGGCCGCGCAGTGA
- a CDS encoding D-alanyl-D-alanine carboxypeptidase/D-alanyl-D-alanine-endopeptidase, protein MSDERDAAGEAPDVVDPSNDPAAPTSEPASNVAEPQRNGVLNAIAAFSRAHRVPLMIAGSVLAFGLLGTGAVVAGAASGSGGAASATLTATPAPTPTVDPARPVPAAVAGASRLRTCSVADRAADGRLANFQAQVMNAATGEVLYDRGGTTASRTASVMKVLTSAAALSVLGPDHRAATTVVKGAEPGSAVLVGGGDVTLSRTSSGTETVYPGAAHLDDLAAQVEASWAADPANPPLTKLILDSSYFSGDEWEPSWNLKEREDGYMSNIAALMVDGDRDNPGANTSWRSADPVGRAGDAFASELGGISVVERGTAPAGAQQLGKVQSPTVAQLVDKALVVSDNTAAEMLARLVAIETGAGNTFGAINAGVLQGLAGYGIDTTGITVVDGSGLSDDNAVPPSYLTRLFVKINAREGNLGVLMDGLPVSGERGSLGYDDRFSGDNSVADGAVSAKTGWIDTGYTLSGVVRAQDGSTLTFAIYALGDVSDDAKQAIDTLTTGFFLCGDNLSNQ, encoded by the coding sequence GTGAGTGACGAGAGGGATGCCGCGGGGGAGGCCCCCGACGTCGTCGACCCGTCGAACGATCCGGCAGCGCCGACGAGCGAACCCGCGTCGAACGTCGCCGAACCGCAGCGGAACGGCGTGCTGAACGCCATCGCGGCGTTCTCGCGCGCGCACCGCGTGCCGCTGATGATCGCGGGGAGTGTGCTCGCATTCGGGCTCCTCGGCACGGGCGCGGTGGTCGCCGGGGCGGCGAGCGGCAGCGGCGGAGCGGCATCCGCTACACTGACGGCGACGCCCGCTCCGACCCCCACCGTCGACCCGGCGAGACCGGTGCCCGCAGCCGTCGCCGGGGCGAGCCGCCTTCGCACCTGTTCGGTCGCCGACCGCGCCGCAGACGGCAGGCTCGCGAACTTCCAGGCGCAGGTGATGAACGCCGCGACCGGCGAAGTGCTCTACGACCGCGGCGGCACGACCGCCTCCCGCACCGCGAGCGTCATGAAGGTGCTGACCTCGGCAGCGGCGCTGTCGGTGCTCGGCCCCGACCACCGAGCAGCCACGACCGTGGTGAAGGGCGCCGAACCCGGCTCTGCCGTGCTCGTCGGCGGCGGGGATGTCACGCTCTCGCGCACGTCGAGCGGCACCGAGACCGTGTACCCCGGAGCGGCGCACCTCGACGACCTCGCCGCGCAGGTCGAGGCGTCGTGGGCGGCCGACCCTGCCAACCCGCCGCTCACGAAGCTCATCCTCGACTCGAGCTACTTCAGCGGCGACGAGTGGGAACCGAGCTGGAACCTCAAGGAGCGCGAAGACGGCTATATGTCGAACATCGCGGCGCTCATGGTCGACGGCGACCGCGACAATCCCGGCGCGAACACCTCGTGGCGCAGCGCCGACCCCGTCGGCCGGGCAGGCGACGCGTTCGCGAGCGAGCTCGGCGGCATCAGCGTCGTCGAGCGCGGCACGGCTCCGGCGGGCGCGCAGCAGCTCGGGAAGGTGCAGTCGCCGACGGTTGCGCAGCTCGTCGACAAGGCGCTCGTCGTCTCCGACAACACCGCGGCCGAGATGCTCGCCCGGCTCGTCGCGATCGAGACCGGGGCCGGCAACACCTTCGGCGCCATCAACGCCGGGGTGCTCCAGGGCCTCGCGGGCTACGGGATCGACACGACGGGCATCACCGTCGTCGACGGCTCGGGCCTCTCCGACGACAACGCCGTGCCGCCGTCGTACCTGACCAGGCTGTTCGTGAAGATCAACGCGCGCGAGGGCAACCTCGGCGTGCTCATGGACGGACTGCCGGTCTCCGGCGAACGCGGTTCGCTCGGCTACGACGACCGCTTCTCGGGCGACAACTCGGTCGCCGACGGCGCGGTCTCGGCCAAGACCGGATGGATCGACACCGGCTACACGCTCTCGGGGGTCGTGCGCGCGCAGGACGGCTCGACCCTGACGTTCGCGATCTACGCGCTCGGCGACGTCTCGGATGACGCGAAGCAGGCGATCGACACGCTCACGACCGGCTTCTTCCTCTGCGGCGACAACCTCTCGAACCAGTGA
- the hpaD gene encoding 3,4-dihydroxyphenylacetate 2,3-dioxygenase: MTDPIITQDSPEPVVTAADPIPAPVDRIPTPTAPAPDIVRCAYMELVVTDLEASRRFYVDVLDLVVTEEDESTVYLRSFEEFIHHNLVLRKGPVAAVAAFSYRVRTPEDLDRAVAFYEELGCRVERRADGFTKGIGDSVRVEDPLGFPYEFFYDVEHVERLAWRYDLYTPGALVRLDHFNQVTPDVPRAVAYMEDLGFRVTEDIQDAAGTTYAAWMRRKPTVHDTAMTGGDGPRMHHVAFATHEKHNIIAICDKLGALRRSDAIERGPGRHGVSNAFYLYLRDPDGHRVEIYTQDYYTGDPDNPVVTWDVHDNQRRDWWGNPVVPSWYTDASPVLDLDGNLKPVVARTDDSEMEVTIGADGFSYTRKDDEAHGFKLGNTL; the protein is encoded by the coding sequence ATGACCGACCCGATCATCACGCAGGACTCGCCCGAACCCGTCGTGACCGCCGCCGACCCGATCCCGGCGCCGGTCGACCGCATTCCGACGCCGACGGCACCGGCGCCCGACATCGTGCGCTGCGCGTACATGGAACTCGTCGTCACCGACCTCGAGGCGAGCCGCCGGTTCTACGTCGACGTGCTCGACCTCGTCGTCACCGAGGAAGACGAGAGCACCGTCTACCTCCGCTCCTTCGAGGAGTTCATCCACCACAACCTCGTGCTGCGCAAGGGCCCGGTCGCCGCGGTCGCCGCGTTCAGCTACCGGGTGCGCACCCCCGAAGACCTCGACCGCGCTGTCGCGTTCTACGAGGAGCTCGGCTGCCGCGTCGAGCGACGCGCCGACGGCTTCACGAAGGGCATCGGCGACTCGGTGCGCGTCGAGGACCCGCTCGGGTTCCCGTACGAGTTCTTCTACGACGTCGAGCACGTCGAGCGTCTCGCCTGGCGCTACGACCTGTACACGCCCGGCGCGCTCGTGCGGCTCGACCACTTCAACCAGGTCACCCCCGACGTGCCCCGAGCGGTCGCCTACATGGAGGACCTCGGCTTCCGGGTCACCGAGGACATCCAGGATGCAGCGGGCACCACCTACGCGGCCTGGATGCGGCGCAAGCCCACCGTGCACGACACCGCCATGACGGGCGGCGACGGCCCGCGCATGCACCACGTCGCGTTCGCGACGCACGAGAAGCACAACATCATCGCGATCTGCGACAAGCTCGGGGCGCTCCGCCGCTCGGATGCGATCGAGCGCGGCCCCGGCCGCCACGGCGTCTCGAACGCGTTCTACCTGTACCTGCGCGACCCCGACGGCCACCGCGTCGAGATCTACACGCAGGACTACTACACCGGCGACCCCGACAACCCCGTCGTCACGTGGGATGTGCACGACAACCAGCGCCGCGACTGGTGGGGCAACCCCGTCGTGCCGAGCTGGTACACGGATGCCTCGCCGGTGCTCGACCTCGACGGCAACCTCAAGCCGGTGGTCGCCCGCACCGACGACTCCGAGATGGAGGTCACGATCGGCGCCGACGGCTTCTCGTACACCCGCAAGGACGACGAGGCGCACGGCTTCAAGCTCGGCAACACGCTGTAG
- the hpaE gene encoding 5-carboxymethyl-2-hydroxymuconate semialdehyde dehydrogenase, whose translation MTHHIPEGLPERIRHFIDGAFVDSIGGETFDVLDPVSNETYVQAAAGQQADIDLAVAAAKRAFDEGPWPRLLPRQRSRVLHRVADLVEASDARLAELETFDTGLPITQALGQAQRAAENFRFFADLIVAQRDDTYKVPGRQVNYVNRKPIGVAGLITPWNTPFMLESWKLAPALATGNTVVLKPAEFTPLSASLWAEIFREAGVPDGVFNLVNGLGEEAGDALVKHPDVPLISFTGESRTGQIIFGNAAPFLKGLSMELGGKSPAVVFADADLDSALDATVFGVFSLNGERCTAGSRVLVERSIYDDFVARYAERAKNIVVGDPHDPKTEVGALVHPEHYEKVMSYVEIGKGEGRLVAGGGRPEGLDQGNYVAPTVFADVSPDARIFQEEIFGPVVAITPFDTDEEALALANDTRYGLAAYIWTNDLKRAHNFAQSVEAGMVWLNSNNVRDLRTPFGGVKASGLGHEGGYRSIDFYTDQQAVHITLNEAHSPRFGTSPGA comes from the coding sequence ATGACGCACCACATCCCCGAAGGCCTGCCCGAGCGCATCCGCCACTTCATCGACGGCGCGTTCGTCGACTCGATCGGCGGTGAGACGTTCGACGTGCTCGACCCCGTCTCGAACGAGACCTACGTGCAGGCGGCCGCCGGTCAGCAGGCCGACATCGACCTCGCCGTCGCCGCGGCGAAGCGCGCGTTCGACGAGGGCCCGTGGCCACGGCTGCTCCCCCGCCAGCGCTCGCGCGTGCTGCACCGGGTCGCCGACCTCGTCGAGGCGAGCGACGCCCGGCTCGCCGAGCTCGAGACCTTCGACACTGGCCTGCCGATCACCCAGGCGCTCGGCCAGGCGCAGCGCGCCGCCGAGAACTTCCGGTTCTTCGCCGACCTGATCGTCGCCCAGCGCGACGACACCTACAAGGTGCCGGGGCGCCAGGTGAACTACGTGAACCGCAAGCCCATCGGCGTCGCGGGGCTCATCACGCCGTGGAACACGCCGTTCATGCTCGAGTCGTGGAAGCTCGCGCCGGCGCTCGCCACCGGCAACACCGTGGTGCTGAAGCCAGCCGAGTTCACGCCCCTGTCGGCATCGCTCTGGGCCGAGATCTTCCGAGAGGCCGGCGTGCCCGACGGCGTCTTCAACCTCGTGAACGGGCTCGGCGAGGAAGCGGGCGACGCGCTCGTGAAGCATCCCGACGTGCCCCTCATCTCCTTCACCGGCGAGAGCCGCACGGGCCAGATCATCTTCGGCAACGCCGCACCGTTCCTGAAGGGCCTGTCGATGGAGCTCGGCGGCAAGTCGCCCGCCGTCGTCTTCGCCGACGCCGACCTCGACTCCGCGCTCGACGCGACCGTCTTCGGCGTCTTCTCGCTGAACGGCGAACGCTGCACCGCCGGCTCCCGCGTGCTCGTCGAACGCTCCATCTACGACGACTTCGTCGCCCGCTACGCCGAGCGCGCGAAGAACATCGTGGTCGGCGACCCGCACGACCCGAAGACCGAGGTCGGCGCACTCGTGCACCCCGAGCACTATGAGAAGGTCATGAGCTACGTCGAGATCGGCAAGGGCGAGGGCCGCCTCGTCGCCGGCGGGGGCCGCCCGGAAGGCCTCGATCAGGGCAACTACGTCGCCCCCACCGTCTTCGCCGACGTGTCACCCGACGCCCGCATCTTCCAGGAGGAGATCTTCGGCCCGGTCGTCGCGATCACCCCGTTCGACACCGATGAAGAGGCCCTCGCCCTCGCGAACGACACCCGCTACGGACTCGCCGCCTACATCTGGACCAACGACCTGAAGCGCGCCCACAACTTCGCCCAGTCGGTCGAGGCGGGCATGGTGTGGCTGAACTCCAACAACGTTCGCGACCTCCGCACGCCGTTCGGCGGCGTGAAGGCCTCGGGCCTCGGGCACGAGGGCGGCTACCGATCGATCGACTTCTACACCGACCAGCAGGCGGTGCACATCACGCTCAACGAAGCGCACTCGCCGCGCTTCGGCACCTCGCCCGGCGCGTAG
- a CDS encoding metallophosphoesterase family protein has protein sequence MPEKMPVSRRTILTAGGLGVLGAALPTVAHAETTGDELQSPSGSPRAKAPKLRFHDDGTFKVVQFNDTQDDELTDRRTVELIEKTLDAESPDFVLINGDVITGGCETRLAVKQAINNVVWPIESRGIPWAVTYGNHDEDSLPQSGVDEAMMLDFYRSYDFNMNAENIAGVTGTGNTIVPIRSAGRGQATAFSLWLLDSGRYAPDAIDGQNFDGYPAWDWLRMDQVSWYRTESQRLEKKFKRKVPGLMFIHIPLWEHRFMWWGGVDTRTEADAARGLARHSIVGERNEDECPGPFNSGMYNAILERGDVKGVFVGHDHVNDYVGDYYGVLLGYAPGTGFGAYGLPGPERNRMRGGRVFELTQTGDDVAIATRVVYAREFGIDLTANDQPMEPTPLAPKQAAI, from the coding sequence ATGCCAGAGAAGATGCCCGTCAGCCGCCGAACCATCCTCACCGCCGGAGGCCTCGGTGTGCTCGGGGCCGCCCTGCCGACCGTCGCGCACGCCGAGACCACCGGCGACGAGCTGCAGTCCCCCTCGGGCAGCCCACGCGCGAAGGCGCCGAAGCTGCGCTTCCATGACGACGGCACCTTCAAGGTCGTGCAGTTCAACGACACGCAAGACGATGAGCTGACCGACCGGCGCACCGTCGAGCTCATCGAGAAGACGCTCGATGCGGAGTCCCCCGACTTCGTGCTCATCAACGGCGACGTCATCACCGGCGGCTGCGAGACCAGGCTCGCCGTGAAGCAGGCGATCAACAACGTCGTCTGGCCGATCGAGAGCCGCGGCATCCCGTGGGCGGTCACCTATGGCAACCACGACGAGGACTCGTTGCCGCAATCGGGCGTGGACGAGGCGATGATGCTCGACTTCTACCGCAGCTACGACTTCAACATGAACGCCGAGAACATCGCGGGCGTCACGGGAACCGGCAACACGATCGTGCCGATCCGCTCGGCCGGGCGCGGGCAGGCCACCGCGTTCAGCCTCTGGCTGCTCGACTCGGGCCGGTACGCGCCCGACGCCATCGACGGTCAGAACTTCGACGGCTACCCGGCATGGGACTGGCTGCGCATGGACCAGGTGTCGTGGTACCGCACGGAGTCGCAGCGACTCGAGAAGAAGTTCAAGCGCAAGGTGCCCGGCCTGATGTTCATCCACATCCCCCTCTGGGAGCACCGCTTCATGTGGTGGGGCGGCGTCGACACCCGCACCGAAGCGGATGCCGCGCGGGGGCTCGCCCGTCACAGCATCGTCGGCGAGCGCAACGAGGACGAGTGCCCCGGGCCCTTCAACTCGGGCATGTACAACGCGATCCTCGAGCGCGGCGACGTGAAGGGCGTCTTCGTCGGCCACGACCACGTCAACGACTACGTCGGCGACTACTATGGCGTGCTGCTCGGCTACGCGCCCGGCACCGGCTTCGGCGCATACGGACTGCCCGGGCCGGAGCGGAACCGCATGCGCGGCGGGCGCGTCTTCGAGCTCACCCAGACCGGCGATGACGTCGCCATCGCGACCCGAGTCGTGTACGCGCGCGAGTTCGGCATCGACCTGACGGCGAACGACCAGCCGATGGAACCGACGCCCCTCGCGCCGAAGCAGGCGGCGATCTGA
- a CDS encoding fumarylacetoacetate hydrolase family protein has product MTTPGTTPGKIIAVHLNYPSRAAQRGRTPAQPSYFLKPTSSLAPSGGTIERPAGTELLAFEGEIALVIGEPARQVSPADGWRHVASVTAANDFGLYDLRAADKGSNLRSKGGDGFTPLGPQLIPASAVSPDGLRVRTWVNGALVQDDTSDTLLFPFGRLIADLSQHMTLETGDVILTGTPAGSSVVVPGDVVEVEVDAPDAPGAPSTGRLVTTVTEGTATFGDFGAKPAVDEVQRVEAWGSDRELAAAIAAGRADASATADPAAASAFELTDELKSAIGGVAVATLSVALRKRGYHDVFIEGVHANHAGDRIVGRAKTLRFIPFRPDLFASHGGGFNAQKLAFDTVAPGEVLVVEARGERGTGTVGDVLALRAQVRGAAGIVTDGGVRDFDVVAGFEIPVFSQGPHPSVLGRKHVPWEVDVTIACGGAAVQPGDVIVGDGDGVIVIPPQLVEEVVAEAVEQERQEAWVAEQVADGASVDGLFPMNAEWLARYRASIAEGGER; this is encoded by the coding sequence TACCCCGGCGCAGCCGAGCTACTTCCTGAAACCGACCTCCTCGCTCGCGCCGTCGGGCGGCACGATCGAACGCCCCGCAGGCACCGAACTGCTCGCCTTCGAGGGCGAGATCGCGCTCGTGATCGGCGAGCCGGCGCGGCAGGTCTCCCCCGCCGACGGCTGGCGCCACGTGGCATCCGTCACCGCCGCCAACGACTTCGGCCTCTACGACCTGCGCGCCGCCGACAAGGGATCGAACCTGCGGTCCAAGGGCGGCGACGGCTTCACGCCGCTCGGTCCGCAGCTCATCCCCGCGTCGGCCGTCTCGCCCGACGGCCTGCGCGTGCGCACCTGGGTCAACGGCGCCCTCGTGCAAGACGACACGAGCGACACCCTGCTCTTCCCCTTCGGCCGTCTCATCGCCGACCTCTCGCAGCACATGACCCTCGAGACCGGTGATGTGATCCTCACCGGCACTCCCGCGGGTTCCTCGGTCGTCGTGCCGGGCGACGTCGTCGAGGTCGAGGTCGATGCGCCGGATGCACCGGGCGCGCCCAGCACCGGGCGGCTCGTGACGACCGTCACCGAGGGCACCGCGACCTTCGGCGACTTCGGCGCGAAGCCCGCCGTCGACGAGGTGCAGCGCGTCGAGGCCTGGGGCTCCGACCGCGAGCTCGCCGCCGCCATCGCCGCCGGGCGAGCGGATGCCTCCGCCACGGCCGATCCCGCCGCGGCATCCGCCTTCGAACTGACCGACGAGCTGAAGTCCGCGATCGGCGGCGTGGCCGTCGCGACGCTGTCGGTCGCCCTGCGCAAGCGCGGCTACCACGATGTCTTCATCGAGGGGGTGCACGCGAATCACGCCGGCGATCGCATCGTCGGCCGCGCGAAGACCCTTCGCTTCATCCCGTTCCGGCCCGACCTCTTCGCGAGCCACGGCGGCGGGTTCAACGCGCAGAAGCTCGCCTTCGACACCGTCGCCCCCGGCGAGGTGCTCGTCGTCGAGGCCCGCGGCGAGCGCGGCACCGGCACCGTCGGCGACGTGCTCGCACTCCGCGCCCAGGTGCGCGGAGCGGCCGGCATCGTGACCGATGGCGGGGTGCGCGACTTCGACGTCGTCGCCGGCTTCGAGATCCCCGTGTTCTCGCAGGGCCCGCACCCGAGCGTGCTCGGTCGCAAGCACGTGCCGTGGGAGGTCGACGTCACGATCGCCTGCGGCGGCGCGGCCGTGCAGCCGGGCGATGTCATCGTCGGCGACGGCGACGGCGTCATCGTGATCCCGCCGCAGCTCGTCGAGGAGGTCGTCGCCGAGGCCGTCGAGCAGGAGCGGCAGGAGGCGTGGGTCGCCGAGCAGGTCGCCGACGGGGCATCCGTCGACGGGCTGTTCCCCATGAACGCCGAGTGGCTCGCCCGGTACCGGGCGAGCATCGCGGAGGGGGGCGAGCGATGA
- a CDS encoding alpha/beta fold hydrolase — MSRAGAPHAPTLYAESPDGVLIAYRVHDVDQDGGDHDGGHDGAADGAGAGLPPVLLVHGFASDASVTWEGTGWIAALGDARRASITLDLRGHGASDKPVDAEAYAPERLGADLVAVLDSAAVEVVDVVAYSMGNRVVSAFAASAPERVRRVVVAGAGPNELFASWNLDEARAVLLRDEGSNDPLIEQVLRPAIAVGADREALLAVIEGVAGAPLSIPGDIPVLFVAGENDPVPAGVQELARDRGADFVSIPGRDHVSTLTARTFKNAAIEFLAER; from the coding sequence GTGAGTCGGGCCGGCGCCCCGCACGCGCCGACCCTCTACGCCGAGTCGCCCGACGGGGTGCTCATCGCGTACCGCGTGCATGACGTCGACCAGGATGGCGGCGACCACGATGGCGGCCACGATGGCGCCGCCGATGGCGCCGGCGCCGGCCTGCCGCCCGTGCTCCTCGTGCACGGCTTCGCCTCCGACGCCTCGGTCACCTGGGAGGGCACGGGCTGGATCGCGGCACTCGGCGACGCGCGCCGTGCCTCGATCACCCTCGATCTGCGAGGCCACGGGGCGAGCGACAAGCCGGTCGACGCCGAGGCGTACGCGCCCGAGCGGCTGGGGGCCGACCTGGTCGCCGTGCTCGACTCGGCCGCGGTCGAGGTGGTCGACGTCGTCGCCTACTCGATGGGCAACCGCGTGGTCTCGGCCTTCGCGGCGAGCGCTCCCGAGCGGGTGCGCCGGGTCGTCGTCGCCGGCGCGGGTCCGAACGAGCTCTTCGCCTCGTGGAACCTCGACGAAGCGCGCGCCGTGCTGCTGCGTGACGAGGGGTCGAACGATCCGCTCATCGAGCAGGTGCTGCGCCCGGCGATCGCCGTCGGTGCCGACCGTGAAGCCCTGCTCGCGGTCATCGAGGGGGTGGCGGGCGCACCGCTGTCGATTCCCGGCGACATCCCGGTGCTCTTCGTCGCCGGCGAGAACGACCCGGTACCGGCGGGCGTGCAGGAACTCGCTCGCGACCGGGGCGCCGATTTCGTGTCGATCCCCGGCCGCGACCACGTCTCCACGCTAACGGCGCGAACGTTCAAGAACGCCGCGATCGAGTTCCTCGCCGAACGCTGA